The DNA window CTAAACCTGCCCCTTGCCCCTCGCTAGGGAAGGCGCGTCAAGCccatgagagtggagcctgagaggtagggaggaggcggaggagaaCCTGGGCCACAGCCACTTGcgtctgctgctgctgctgctggaggagCTGCTGGAGGAGCTGCATCTGGTGGTGCGTGGACAGCGGCGTCCCTGGGCCCAAGCCCGGGGGCTTCGAGGAGCAAGAAGGAAGGAGCATCCTGGGCGAGGCTGCCAGCATgggctcctgggggtggggagaaacctggaggagagagaagacaggcaTGACCCCGGGCAGTGGCTGCTGTTTGACAGATGCCACGAACACGGGCGGGGTGAGTGAAATGCCCACTTGTAACCACGGGTTAGAAATGCTGCGTCCCTACAGGACCCTGGGCCAGGGTCACTCATCGGGAAACCCTGCTTGGACCCTCAGTAGCCGCCCCAGCGTGATGGAGGCAGGCAGTGGCACCTGCCTCTCAGGCTACATCCAACGACAACACACCTGGACGCAGAGGGAGCTTGGCCACCTGCCTGCCGCCCCATTACGAGACCAGGAAGAGGCCAGCCTCCATCCTCACTCTGCTGCAACCCTGGGGCCCCTCCTCCAGGGCCTGTGGGGCTTCTCAGGGCTGCCCACTGGACCAcggggctgtgggggggggggccacTCCAGCCGGCCCTCCTCGCAGGGACAGCCGCCAGTCTGGACAGACCCTCTCTAGAGGCTGAACATGGTTTCTGTGCTGTCCCCGGGGGTCTCCCTCCTGGCGGGCGGGAACTGTCACTAAGATGGCTCACGTGATCCATAAATCAAGTGCAAGGAGAGACGTTTTGTGTCTGGagctctgctgctgctccttctTCAGACATGCGGGAGGGAGGCACCCAGTGGCAGGCAGGCTCTTGGGGTTTGCAGCAGATAAATGGCCCGAGAAAACGTCAGgcggggcgcctggctggctcaggggttaagGCTCTGTTCTTGCTCAGGCCGGGATCTCCCAGTCCTGGGATAgggtccccatcgggctccctgctcagcggggagcctgcttctgtctctctctctaaccccctcccctgtgctctaatacataaataaaactaaaaaaaaaaaaagaaaaaaagaaaaagaaacaaagaaaatgtcagGCAGATGACGGGGACCCTACCGGCCTCCAGACTAGAGACAGACTTCTCCTGATGAgcatccccctcacccccacaacCTGCCCCAGAAGAGGCTGACCCCCCACAGGGGGAAGAGGCGCTGGGACATGAGGAGTCCACGGGGAGCCCCACTTCCCAGCTCTCTCCTTCTGGGATTTTCCTGTGTCTTCAGGTGGAAGGTGCTCAAGTCCTTAGTTTCCTGGCCTGGATTCTATCGGGAGTTCCTTGGGAGCCCCGTCATCCCCGTGGCAAGATATGCGGTTGATGATGATCCAGGATGCACGGCTCTCCAACCCCCAAGGGGCCAACTGCAGGCAGAGGGGCCTGAACCTACTCTGCTCCAGCCGCTGGGCCCAGGGATGGGTCACGGGGGTGCGTGACAGGGTGGGCTTTGGGGGGCACCGGGGCAGGAGGAGCTGCCACCTAGGGCAGCACAGCCAGGGGGCGCCAAGGGGACCCCCCAAGGGCAGCACAGCCAAGGGGACGCCCCAGAGGGCAGCACCCCCGTGGCATGGGGACACCCTCCAGTGCCACACCGCGTgtcccaagtgcccccccccaccccccgcagagGAGCAGAAAcctgcccctgccaccccacACTCCTCACTCTGCAGCTGACCCCGCACGGGTGACACAGGCGACAACGGGACTCAGAGCGGCCAAGGCCGCAGCACCTGCCGTTCCGCAGGGCATGCATCCCATGGGACGGGTCACCCCCGCCTACCTTAGGGTCCGGGTGGGAACCTCCTTCCTTCCCGACGGCATCAAGGTCAGTGACCCCTCGGCTGAATTCCAGGCCGTCGTTCCCGGGGAGCGGACCCTCCACCGCGTCGATGTCTGTCTCCTCTGCGGTGGCCGTGGACGCCCTCTCGGCCCCGGGGAGCTGGCGGCCTGCGGGGGGACGGAGGGGACGGAGGGGACGGAGGGGATGGGGAGCGCCGCCAAGAACTTGGTCCGCGCTGCCCAGcccgccccggggagggggcaTGTGACAGATCCGAGGCCCGCACCCCGCGGAGCCGGGCTCCGACCTTGGGGCCAAGCACGGAGGTCAGGAAAGGGCCTGCAGCGGGAAGCACCCCGCCCACCGTCTACACCCCACTTTTTGCCTCCCCACTGGAGGCGTTAGCTGCGCTCAACATAGGCATGAAAGTCCTGCCATTTCTCAAGTCCCTTCATCCCCGGTTCCTTTCTGCCTCTTGATTCTATGAAAACCTGGCGATTCCCTGGCATTTCCTGGGAGCGATCTTCCTTTCTCTACGTTTGGCGTTAGGCTCCCTACTACTATACTCAACTAAGATTGCTGAAAAGATTTCGGAAACCAAGAACCGAGGGTAAAATGGAACAGGGCTCACGTCAGCAGGAAACGCGGGGAGCCAGCTCCCTCCCGGAGCAGCCAGGCCTGGGTCAGCTGAGGCCCTGCCTTGCAGAACAAATACtactactgcttttttttttttttttttaatatttatttatttaagtaatctctatacccggcatggggcttgaacaccaccccaagatcaaaagttgcccgctctaccaaccgagccagccaggtgcccctggaacaaATAGTCCTAACACGTCTCCTGTGCAAACCCACAAGAGTCATCCAGGGAAGCAAGCCCAGTGCTCGGAAAGGCAACGGGGTGCTTGGCTTTCCCTCCCGCTGCTCGGGGACCTGGGACTTGGCCCGGCAGGGAGCGAGCAGCGGGCAGGAGCGCAGAGGGCAGGCTGCTTCCCACCACAGCCCCGCGACCGGAAGGGGCCTTCCCGGTGGCCACGACGCTGGCCTGTGACACAGAGGGCTGGCTCGTGGCTAGTTTTCAGCAGGTGGATGGGGCTACAACGTACGCATGGATGCTCTGTGCCAGTGTGGAGACAAACAGGGTGAGACGCAGGTGCGTGAGCAGGTCCCCAGCATCCGTCTGTGGGTGCACCTGGCATTGGGCGCCTGGCCTTCtgctgcaccccctcccccagtcctgAGGCCCGGGCTGGATCTCACTCCTGTTTCCCAGGGGTCTGGCACGGGGAACGTATTCAATAAGCACTAACAAGGGAAAATCGTGTCATgacaggggagggggctgccccccacccccatcctggaGTCCCTAAACACACACAGTGTTTGGAGACGCCCAAGCCAGAAGTCTGGGAGGATCAGAAACTCTCAGGTTCCGGCTCTGCTTCTCAGGGAGCCAGACTCCTCCGCCTCCGAGCGTGGGCGACGGGAGGTCCCAAACCAAGGCCAAGGAAGGGGACTCACAAGCCACGGGGCTGCTGAGAGACTCCCTGCCACCCCGTGGGCTCTCGGATGATGGCGTCTGATGTCCTGGACCTCACCTGTGGCTAAAGGGGGGGGTCAGTACGGCAGCAGACCTGTCAGAGCCACGAGGGCTCTGGACGCCGTGCCTGTTGGCGTCTCCGGTAAGCCAAGGCCTAGACGGTGCGCCCACAGCGAGCGGGCTTCCTCAGTCCTGACCGACAAGGGGGTGGCGATGTCGTATTTGCAACTTTCCTGGCACCAAGAAGCTTAAAGGACGAGAGTCGAGATGCAAAACCCTCAGCAACCCCGGGCACGCCGCAGTCGCCCCTGGAAGAGGGAGCCGCGCACCTGGAAGAGGCTCGGGGTGGGGGTAGCGCTGCTTTCTGAACCGCTGAGCCTATTTCCACCCGGGATGAACTCAACTCTAGGAACCGCCGGGCAGACCCGATTTCATTTACTCGGTTAAGAATCTGTAAAGCACTTGTATGTGACAGACCCGCCGGGCGTGTAAGGATAAGTGAGCAAAGGCTTCCCCAGCCTGATGGAGGAAACACACGAGGCAGCAGGACGCTGCAGGAGCCCGGGGCCCCTCAGTGGGGGCTGTCGCGGGTGCGGGGCGACAGCTAACCAGAGGGCGGTTAGGGCCAACGCCACCTGAGAAGGCTCAGCAGCTAAGGCAGGTGGAGAAGCGGGCGTGGGGCGGGGAGCACGGGGGCAGGGGGTAGTCACTgcaggcggggggcagagacacagccagcgGCTCTGTATGGAGGGACCCAAGCAGGAGGGCTCGGGattttgacagagcacaagcaggcaagTCATACCAAGGGATTTTCATCTTTTCACATTTCAACCCCAGAGACGATGTGGAGGATAGATCTAGAAGGACGACAGAGAAAGCAATACCccaggtgggaaggaggagggctGACACCAAGGGGGTGGCAGCAGCAGAGGAGGGAACAGATTTGAAAGGGGGGGCAGCAATCACACGACAGGGTGACAAACTGTGGTGGGGGAGGAcggagagcagtggggaggggagtaTGCGTAAGAGTTCTGAAATTTCTGAATTAGGGGACCTGGTCGGGAGGTTTCAAGAGGAAcagagtaggggcacctgggggctcagcggttgagcgtctgccttcagcccagggtgtgaccccggggtcctgggatcgagtcctgcattgggctccccgcagggagcctgcttctccctctgcctgtgtctctcatgaataaattaaaaaaaaaaagaagaagaagaggaggaggaggaacagagttGTGGGTAAGAGGACACGCTGGGTTTTCAACCTGCTGGAATCACAAGGTCTGTAACAGCCAAGTGGAGATACAATCAGCTGTTGGATGCAAGGTCTGGCCTGGAAAGAAACATCAGTTGAAACCATGGAAGTCAGAAAAGAACAGCAGGGATGGAGCCCGGGAGAGATGCAATGGATGTTGCAAAGTGaggaggagattaaaaaaaaaaaaaaaaaggcaaggtggTGTGTGCGTGCGTATGGGAGGTGCCCCCGCCCGTGCTGAACCGGGCACAGAGGGCTGTCCGTTTGCTAGCGAGGGGCCCTTCGGTGACCTTGACTGGTGGTCTCGAGAAGGGCTGGCAGGCAGCAGACGCCACATCCCTGGAGGCTGAAGGGAtaatggggggcgggggtgcagggaaGAAGCTGCACGAGTGCAGATGAATCCGGCAAGAAGCCCAACGATGAGGGAAAGAGATAAAGCTGgatgtggttttgttttgaagatgagAAAGGCTTGACCTTATCTGTGTGCAGTGGGGAAGGAGTCAGCCTTGGCGGAAGGCTCAGGTGACCTCCGGGCGCGGACAGCGGTGGTGGCCTGGCGCTCAGGAAGCAGGTGAAGGGTCGTCCCGGCTGGGAGGAGGGCTCTGGCCACGGGTGGAGGCCGGGCACGTGGCCTGCGGTGGCCAGGCCGAGCCGGGTGACCCCAGCAGCCAGGGGAGGAACCGTGGAAGGCTGCTCTCGAGGGTTTGGGGGGCCCGGCCGGCGCCAGGGGCTCAGCGCCCAGCTGCTGTTGGGTCAGCGCACAGCTTTTCTCCACGTCGATTACACGGTGACAAAATGGGTTCGTAAAAGCACGAGAGGTTATCCGCTCAGTGACGAAGGGCTGGAAGTGGCCACTTTTAGGCCTCAAAACCGCAAGAGTGACAGCTTGAATGTATACGGCACGTCCTACAGGCCAGGCGCTCCTTTGCGGGGTCTCACCTGTATAATCGTGCATCCTCAGAAGGGCCCTCAGGGGGCACTGACAGATAAACCAAGGCACACGGTGGGGAAGGAGGGCGCGGGGGCGGCTCCAGGCCCGGTGCTCGGAACCGCGGTGGCACCTGCTGCCCCCGACCCCCAGCTCGCAGCCCCCACCTGTGGCCCACTGTCCCTCCTCGtcttccctgctccccccacttTGCTCTCGGATGATCTTGTCTATCTGTCACAGGTCTGTACCCATGAGCGAGGTATCGGGGGCCCGTTCGGTTGCCCACGGTTTACCCAGAATCGAGCCTGGCACACGGGGGAAGGAGACAAACACCTGTCGCCGGAGGACGCAGGGAGAACAAAGGACGGGGCAGCGGTCCctggggatggagaagcaggggcGGCGGGACCTGGCAGTGCGCTTCCAGGTCTGCACCAGCACCACGTCCAGGTCAGCAGGTACACAGCAGGCAGCCCCCAGTCCACCGCTCCCCGTCTCGATGGCCAGTTCCCTTTCCAAGCAGCTCTATTCTGCCAAAGGGCTCCGGGCCCTTGCCCACGCCGGATGGCTGCCGTGGGAGGAGGATGCCTCCGGAGGAACGGGACCGCTCCCGGGAAACCCTCTCCAGGAGTCCAAGAAAGCACACAAGGCCAAGAGcaaggagaggggaagggcagcAGCGGCCCCGCCTGGCTCGGAGCCCCAGGGATGGCCCAGGGTGGCCGCTGC is part of the Canis lupus familiaris isolate Mischka breed German Shepherd chromosome 38, alternate assembly UU_Cfam_GSD_1.0, whole genome shotgun sequence genome and encodes:
- the LOC119868058 gene encoding uncharacterized protein LOC119868058; the protein is MDALCQCGDKQGETQVCTHERGIGGPFGCPRFTQNRAWHTGEGDKHLSPEDAGRTKDGAAVPGDGEAGAAGPGSALPGLHQHHVQVSRYTAGSPQSTAPRLDGQFPFQAALFCQRAPGPCPRRMAAVGGGCLRRNGTAPGKPSPGVQESTQGQEQGEGKGSSGPAWLGAPGMAQGGRCQNVQKTNLPEGREPWKERGRAGEAARTVKVNAV